One stretch of Verrucomicrobiota bacterium DNA includes these proteins:
- a CDS encoding arginine-tRNA-protein transferase, protein MIPLVDHQFFALKVARGRMDALWAGGWRHFGPMFYRYSACETALGRQVVMPLRVRLARFVASKSQRRVLRRNADLEVRVQDVVLDRERRELFDAHRARFRENVPDALENFLGPAPGLFPCETVEVAAFHAGRLVAASYLDVGRRGASSIYAMFDPAEARRSLGIATMLWEMRFARGRGCSFYYPGYAFHEPSMFDYKKQFAAMEWFDWVGRWHPLKDKGSGAGPRGASPGRE, encoded by the coding sequence ATGATACCGCTCGTGGACCACCAGTTCTTCGCGCTGAAAGTCGCGCGCGGCCGGATGGACGCGTTGTGGGCGGGCGGGTGGCGCCACTTCGGCCCGATGTTCTACCGCTATTCCGCATGCGAAACCGCGCTGGGCCGGCAGGTCGTGATGCCGTTGCGTGTGCGGCTGGCGCGGTTCGTCGCGTCCAAAAGCCAGCGGCGCGTCCTGCGCCGAAATGCCGACCTGGAGGTGCGGGTGCAGGACGTGGTGCTCGACCGCGAGCGGCGGGAGCTGTTTGACGCGCACCGCGCGCGCTTCCGGGAGAACGTGCCCGATGCGCTCGAGAATTTCCTCGGCCCCGCGCCCGGCTTGTTTCCGTGCGAGACGGTCGAAGTCGCGGCGTTTCACGCGGGCCGCCTCGTCGCGGCGAGCTACCTGGACGTCGGGCGGCGCGGCGCGTCGAGCATTTACGCGATGTTCGATCCGGCCGAAGCACGCCGCAGCCTGGGCATCGCGACGATGCTGTGGGAGATGCGGTTCGCGCGCGGGCGCGGCTGCTCGTTCTATTACCCGGGTTACGCGTTCCACGAGCCCTCGATGTTTGATTACAAGAAGCAGTTCGCCGCGATGGAATGGTTCGACTGGGTGGGACGGTGGCACCCGTTGAAGGACAAGGGCAGCGGGGCCGGGCCGCGCGGCGCGAGTCCGGGGCGAGAGTAA